ACACGTGTGACTTGATGTATGGGTGCATGCATGCTCACTGATGATGTGTCCGGACACTCACTGGCAGACTGACTCTGGTGTCTGGGTGATCCTCCGTTTGGCACTTGCAAGTTTGACTCACAGCTCCTGCTGTTTTTAACTGGCTCTGCAGTCGGTCCAGAGCTGGATCGTGTGAGGTTAGGTAGACTCCGTCTCAGCTTttctgcacacacaaacagaaaggaTGAAGAAAGCCACATTTTAACTGACATTGTTATAAAGAGAAATAGCCCAAGTGAAATGTGACTGGAAGAAGATCTACCTTCATTCTTAATGGTGTTGGTCTGCGTATCGTGGCCTTGCAGAGAGTGGCGGGGCTGCTGAAGGCGGCTGATGATTGGTTGGGGAGATCCGCGGCTGTACTCTAAAGAGCGGGTGGGTGAGCGGGATCGAGGCGAGTTCCTGGGGGAGACGCGGGGTGAGTGCCGAGGGGAGGGGCTGAAGCGGTTGATGGGTGTGTGGTAAGAATGGTGGACTGCCTCCTCATCATCGTCAAGGCTCTGTGCATCCAGCTCCTGGTCACTCAGAGTTCCTCGTCGCAACGACTGACACGATGAACCAGAGCTACGACGTGATGCTGTTGCAGCATATTCTTGCCTTAAACCTAAAAGAGGGAAACAGATATAGATTTGAATTTAAATCTCAATGCCTTTTAGgcattttttattcacatttaagaCAATTTATGGTCCGTTTCAGCAGCATGATAACCAAATGTATAACAATAACTTTTCTTAGAGAGATAGAACAGACTAAAAGACAATATCCAACACTTGTTAGAGAAAAGACCACTCACTTTCCTCTTGCATGCGGGCGAGTATCTGCACGTCTGTGACATCATTGAGTTTATAAGTGGTCGATGAACCGACAGAATCTTCGTCCATCTCTGATGTGCTCAACTCACTGTCTACTGATGACTGTGGGCTCACTgcctgtgtgtttctgtcagcTGATCCACGCTGgtgacctacacacacacacaacaaaacaaattaattacattaatatatgccaaaataaaaatgacattgtttCTATATAGTTACTCATAGGaagttctataaaaaaaaaaaaaaacactagacaGGTGTGTGTTTTCTGCTTAAGTCATATTAGTTATGTTAGGAATTAAATACTGGCCTACTACTTACTGCGTACTGAACAGCATATTCAGTGGTAACTTTAACAGAAAATATCCTATCATTCACGATATTTTAAGAGCTGTTAGCCAAACAACGGTGAGAAAAGTGCAGTTTTTAACACAAATATGTTACTTTTCATACCACGTAATGATGTAACATGGTTACTTTCATGATTAGTAACTTGCTACCTATAGAAATAACATTCCCAAACTGCAAATTAATAAACAACTTCAACAGTCTCACACGTTTCCGTCATCTGTGAGTGACATAATGGGGCAGCTgtggcactgaacccccagttgctccccgggcgctggatatagctgcccattgctccaggtgtgtgtgtgtctcactgctgtgtgtgtgcacttggatggattaaatgcagagcaccaattctgagtatgggttaccatacttggcaaatgtcacgactttcagtTTTTCACTAATGATTGTTTGAAGTATGTTATATATTCCTCAACTTCTTCTTACTCCATGTTTGGAGTAAAGAGGCCTTTACCTGCACTGCCAGGCAGAACGAGCTGCTTGACGATAGGCACTTTAGATGGAGTGGAGGACGGGGAGTTGAAGCCACTGCTGTAGGGACTGTTTGCCGTGTTTGTGCTGTACGGGCTTCCGTAGCCCACTTGAGGACTATAGGAACTGTTATATAGACTCCTCCGCTTGTttgctgcaaaacaaaacaaaacaaaacataataaggGCACTAAAGAACTTCTTGTTGAATGTGAAGTGAAAGCATTTTATGGTCCCTTTCTTATGTTGTTAGTTTAAACAACCAGCATTTATTTAGGAGGAACAAATTTCAGACAGCACCAGCTGTTATCGTTAGGAAATATAAACGGGCCTCTTATATAAATAACAGAAGGTCATATCCCACCCGCCCTCACGTACACATACACAGATGCCATTTTAATGCTGGCATGTTCATGGAGACACATACAATATGGTTTACAGTGTATTAGGCATCTCAGAGAGTCAATTTAAGCATACAGCATGGCCAAGTCTAATAAAGAGCGACATTCTAGGTCCTGGTGGAGTGCAGTTAATCGCATACAATGCAGACTATTCACAGTCTTAAGAATACAAAGACGCATATGTCAGTCATTTAGTGGATGACAACGCCATTAACAACCAGTCAattctctctcttacacacagaCTCAGTGTAGGCATTGTAGAGCAATGCAGCACCATGAATATGTAGTTGTCTTTGATTGAGTCATAAGGTCAAACTCAGCTCAGCTGAAGCAGGGAGAATGCATCGCTGCTGAAGCTTCTGGCAACACTGATGGCTAAAGAAGCTGAAGACCATTAGTTAAATATCGGCCAAGAAAGAGACTATACTGTGTCTCtgaagagcagagcagagcataAAATAGAAGCCATTTCAGCTGCTCTCCCTGTGGATATACTCTCACATGATCGCTCAGCACTcaatcctctgtgtgtgtgtgtgtgtgtgtgttggttgggttggaaaattattaaataaaagacaataatattaaatacattaaattaaataacaataaacaaaataattttaatacttttagacCTTTACATATTTGCTGTGTGAccttcatttttcaaaaaaatgaaatgaatacataactgttaatgttatatatattttttttattgtaataaattatactttatttgaTAAGTGTTCTAAATATAGTGCAATATTtcttcatcataataataaatactttaggATAAAAATCCCTCAACTTtgtttatttcaagtttaaaaactaaataaataaatatgattttaatatataattttatagtaaaatattgtagtttgttttaatatatgaaGAAATGGAACAAAGAGACTCTATAAACATTTTTGAGTGTAAAATCATTAAATGAGGGTTTTGAAAAAAGTTTGATCGTTTGAAGATTAAGTTGAACTGCTGAATTTTAGAATCTTTCAAATCAGAGACCCTACTAAAACATCTTTTGAGAAACTAGTCTTTAGGAAACttaaagggaaaataaaacattaaaaccagcTATATTCATGATGTTGCTTAGTTTTATATTGGCAACAATACTGGAAATACTTGATTGCTCAGCCTttagcatgcatgtgtgtgtgtgtgtgtgcagctgtacACTCAAGAGGTCATTAAATCACATTTCCCCAGACCTCCTATTCTTTCCTGCCCTCTTTGCATGGATCCATCCTCTCTCTGTGTCTCCTGTCTAATGACTTTTTCCCTCTACTCCTGCCATCACTCAGCGTGTGCTTTATTCAGAGAAAACAGCAACGCTCTCCCCACTCACGTTCTAACATATCAAGCAGTGAACTGCATTAACACCACACCATCAGCCACGCTTACACGCATACATGCACAGTGCTTGAGTGCTGGAACATAAAAACATCCACAGAGACACAGGAATGAGCATGCATGCTGAGAATGACTGGTCTTTGATTTGGGCTGGTGTGGATGACCTCTGACCATTGactgttctgtgtttgtgtgcgtttgTGTTAAAAATGAAGCCAAGAGCGAGGGCTTCCCTCATTCAGCAGGGACTAAAATAAATGAGGACTGACACAAACTGCTGTAAGCCAATAACACCAGACTATAAGGACATTACAATCAAGGACATTTACCATCAAGAGACAACAAAAAATTTCAGATACAACACTAACTACACGCACAGTAGACATATAAGGTGGAGGATCGATAATGTATTACAACATAGGCACACAAAAGTGTCTAAAATCCATTACCTAAAACTGACTCAAAGTGTGTCATGTGAGAGTTTTTCAGTGTcttttaaacagacaaaaatagaTGTGTCCTTAAAAACTAGCCTGAAACAACCTAGTCTGACAAGTCAGACTTTTGACTACAGGCTTTAAactgttgaagcagggttggaactgaagtctgcaggatggtagctctccaggagcagggttggagatccctgctttaAAGGATAAGGTCACTTCCAGTGTAAAAATTTccttataatttactcacccccatgtcatccaagattaatttctttctttagtaGAAAAAagaattaaggtttttgaggaaaacattccagaatttttctccatatagtagATTTCAATGGGGATTAAGGGGTTGACGGTCCAAATTCCAGTTTCAATGCagctctacacaatcccagccgAAGAATAAAGGTCTTGTCTAGTGAAATgatctgtcattttctaaaaaataaaataaaaatgtatatacttttaaccacaaatgcactAGTTCTGCGATGCACGTCAATGACTTCACACATTATGTAATCACATTGGAAAGTTCACGCATGGTTAGTTCTTCGTCTGTGTACTCAGAAAGGTAGGGTGAAAacctccatctcattttctcctccaacttcaaaatcgtaattttacctttttttgttgtaaaggttgtttgactttctttgcacatttgctttgtaaacactgggtcagtaCTTCCACCAACCTTACacgtgacctttccaacatgacTGCGTAATGCGTGAAGTtgagctagtgcaagacgagcatctgtggttaaaaagtatatacatttttacttaaaaaacaaaacaaaaaactgacagatcgttttgctagataagacacTTATTCCTCGGTTGAGATCAAGTAGAGCCCtttaaagctgcactgaaactgcagtgTGGTCCTTCAGCTTGTTGTTCCCCATTGAGTTCCattttatggagaaaaatcctgcagTTTTTTCctcaaaaccttaatttctttttaactgaagaaagaaaatttgACATGAATATCTTGGATGGGATGGgctgagtaaattatcaggaaatttttgttctggaagtgaactaatccttttaaTCTTGTTGGATTATGTGGGGTGTTTAAATTGTATGGtgatttttattctggaagtgaaatacttgaagtcattcatttccaatcGAGAGTAGAACGGATGCTGGGCGATATGTCGAATATTAGTGATATTTCTTTCCTGACGAtataaaatatgtctatattattattatttttcaactaGTGTTGATTTTACAGTAAACAGTTTGTATATACTTTGTATGTAACAGTTTGTAAGTAACAATAGCTGTTCTAGTCAGATCATGCTGTTTTCatggagccttttttttttctttttcagaaaaagCTCTGTGTAACTGGCAATAATGGATGGAAGAGACTGTCATGTAAATAGATCAACGTTTTTATGAAATCTGAAACTGATGCTACCATAAACTTTTATCTAGGAAAGCTTCATCTAAGCCAGAACAGAAATACCAAAAGTCTTTTCAGTCTTTCAGAATGTCATTAACTTCATATATGTGGCCAAAGCGAGTCAATGGCCATTACATTCCAGTCCATCAGATGGTTTGGCTCAACCACGCTCTTTCCACCAGAACACCAGCACACCGAGTCCACTGATACTGCATTTGTGTGTCTCCAAGAAAGAGGAGAAGGAGAAATGAGGACAGCTAATCTGTCATATCTCTGGTGACTACATCCATATACTGCAAAAAGACAAGTTAAACCCTACAGATAATTCTGACACTGAAGAGATGCTTCACTAACTGTGCTTTTTATCTTGGCCTGGACTAAGTGGGCAGCAGGGCCCATTACAGGATAAGATGCATGGGCTTAAATGTCTAACGACTGTCTGTCAAGCACATATTGTTCAGCTCAATGGACAGTCCACATGGAAATGAGGCTGTTTATCAGCCCATATGAAAGTTGTTTTTGGGGGCAGAGGGcggagagaagagaaagagaatatGCCTGAGAGAGTCTGTTTAAGGGGCTGTTTAAGGACAAAcactcagtggtagagcattgcgttagcagtgcaaaagtttgtgggttcaattcccagggaacacgttaggtaaaaaaatgtatagcctgaatgcactgtaagtcgctttggataaaagcatctgctaaatgcataaatgtaaatgtaaagacgCAGTGAGAAGGAAGAGCTCATGATATCATGATATGAAGAGCCAAAGACGACATGAAAGAAGATGAAGGAGGAAGAGAAAAAGGCTGAATGAATGCAATGATGTTAAAAAGTGTTCAGGATAAGTAAGGCCTGTCAGATCTGTAGAGGAAAAGGGAAACCGTGTAGAAAAAGTTTAATGGATTGCAGGGGCAAGTTGAGGATGTGGCTagagagaaaagacagagagagaaaaaatgaataTTGTTTACTCAGGGGAAAGTGAATCTCAGCTCTAACCAGTCATAAGGAGGCTGTAAAGACTGTACTGAACTTGCTGAAGCACAGCATAATGAAGTATATTTTTCATAAGAATGACATCCATGATTACAATCATGTTGACAATCTTTCATTTTTACACATCTGGTAATGTTGACTGCTTTTGTTCAGAATGTATTTGTTAAGCTCAACCTTCAATTgtgtcaaaaaaaatatttaaaatgatcaaacaatTATTTGTTCATTAGTTTATGTAAAAGATAGATTACTCAGTTACTACAAACTACCAATTTGGTCACAAAATAGCTAGCCCTACTACCACCTACTAAACTGGCAACCGATTCtggcactttttcttttcttttttttttacattagggTTAGGCCGATAGACATTGCCATCGTCCATcgccgatggctgatagacatcacaaTTTGTAAGGAATCATTAGTTGTTTTCCCTTTTAAGGATTcacgcttcgggcacaccccctAACTCCAATCCCAATCCTTTTTATCAAATCTCAGCCTTTCCTTTTGTCCTCATGTCCAGTGAGTTATGTAACCATGGTTATGACTAGAACCTTATGGAACTGTTTGCATTTTTGAGGGAAGTGTAAAGCCCTGGAATGAGTTACCATGGCTAGACAAACAGACTCACCAAACAGCAGACAAGTTTACAGCAGAAGTGCCTAGGCTCCGTTTCAAAACTTAGTGAGCGGCCTAGCTGTCTAATGCCTTTTCACAAAGCTTGCATATAGCTTATCAGAGTGCTGCTGAGTCACACTCTTCAGCCTTCTTGGTTGAATTCATTAATGTATGCAAACATGTCCATCTCTATTTTACTTTCTCACAGACACAGATGCACTTCATGGGGTAACTGGTTCTGAAGAGGGCACAAGAGAGGCATAAAAGAAAGGAACAAGCTATAAGAGAGAGACAAAGCTGACAGGTGTGTCCAACAGGATAGAGATTTGACATGCATTCCACACATCTGCACTGGCTCTCTCTTCACTCTCTTGGCAATGGCTCTAGGGAATTAGCGATGCCTCAGGTAACCTAGAAACCACAATACACACCCTACACACTCAGCATAGGCTGTATGCCTGCTGACAATGAGCTTTACACAGTGGGTTGGTGAATGAGCTTTCTTTTATGGGGAGTGTTTTGATAAATGACTAACAGtgaagatataaaataaatttagtgtgccatttttttcccacaataaaaatactttctgAGCGACCTTAAAtttttgacctgtagtgtattactatacagcaatataaacaaacagATCCCCCCCT
This portion of the Cyprinus carpio isolate SPL01 chromosome A20, ASM1834038v1, whole genome shotgun sequence genome encodes:
- the LOC109112571 gene encoding SLAIN motif-containing protein 2-like isoform X6 → MEDINSNINADLELQKLQALVKKLEQQNEQLRSRPSLFSSGGLSGNTRPVSAEYDSPGAAAGLAGFTGAGFGGSRGFGGGSEISRLRRSYPGSSYGGGYDSDSACCDTSNTSFVSYYDSPDFIEDGETSVLDEVEILDLEDMDCLNEEEDSWLYEAKLNSPLQKALSPIVWCRQALDNPSPDMESAKRSLLHRLDLTMSANKRRSLYNSSYSPQVGYGSPYSTNTANSPYSSGFNSPSSTPSKVPIVKQLVLPGSAGHQRGSADRNTQAVSPQSSVDSELSTSEMDEDSVGSSTTYKLNDVTDVQILARMQEESLRQEYAATASRRSSGSSCQSLRRGTLSDQELDAQSLDDDEEAVHHSYHTPINRFSPSPRHSPRVSPRNSPRSRSPTRSLEYSRGSPQPIISRLQQPRHSLQGHDTQTNTIKNEEKLRRSLPNLTRSSSGPTAEPVKNSRSCESNLQVPNGGSPRHQSQSASECPDTSSCHTKGSPHLLAPPQNQKRDFRALRLYESLSRVALERKQISCPPPVNCGLQLPRLPWLFVSP
- the LOC109112571 gene encoding SLAIN motif-containing protein 2-like isoform X8, with amino-acid sequence MEDINSNINADLELQKLQALVKKLEQQNEQLRSRPSLFSSGGLSGNTRPVSAEYDSPGAAAGLAGFTGAGFGGSRGFGGGSEISRLRRSYPGSSYGGGYDSDSACCDTSNTSFVSYYDSPDFIEDGETSVLDEVEILDLEDMDCLNEEEDSWLYEAKLNSPLQKALSPIVWCRQALDNPSPDMESAKRSLLHRLDLTMSANKRRSLYNSSYSPQVGYGSPYSTNTANSPYSSGFNSPSSTPSKVPIVKQLVLPGSAGHQRGSADRNTQAVSPQSSVDSELSTSEMDEDSVGSSTTYKLNDVTDVQILARMQEESLRQEYAATASRRSSGSSCQSLRRGTLSDQELDAQSLDDDEEAVHHSYHTPINRFSPSPRHSPRVSPRNSPRSRSPTRSLEYSRGSPQPIISRLQQPRHSLQGHDTQTNTIKNEEKLRRSLPNLTRSSSGPTAEPVKNSRSCESNLQVPNGGSPRHQSQSASECPDTSSCPPPVNCGLQLPRLPWLFVSP
- the LOC109112571 gene encoding SLAIN motif-containing protein 2-like isoform X7; protein product: MEDINSNINADLELQKLQALVKKLEQQNEQLRSRPSLFSSGGLSGNTRPVSAEYDSPGAAAGLAGFTGAGFGGSRGFGGGSEISRLRRSYPGSSYGGGYDSDSACCDTSNTSFVSYYDSPDFIEDGETSVLDEVEILDLEDMDCLNEEEDSWLYEAKLNSPLQKALSPIVWCRQALDNPSPDMESAKRSLLHRLDLTMSANKRRSLYNSSYSPQVGYGSPYSTNTANSPYSSGFNSPSSTPSKVPIVKQLVLPGSAGHQRGSADRNTQAVSPQSSVDSELSTSEMDEDSVGSSTTYKLNDVTDVQILARMQEESLRQEYAATASRRSSGSSCQSLRRGTLSDQELDAQSLDDDEEAVHHSYHTPINRFSPSPRHSPRVSPRNSPRSRSPTRSLEYSRGSPQPIISRLQQPRHSLQGHDTQTNTIKNEEKLRRSLPNLTRSSSGPTAEPVKNSRSCESNLQVPNGGSPRHQSQSASECPDTSSCHTKGSPHLLAPPQNQKRDFRALRLYECPPPVNCGLQLPRLPWLFVSP